The nucleotide sequence gAGGTTATCTTAATATGTGCTGTGAAGATGCATGATTTTTTTATAATGTTTAAATTTAAATTTCGGTCACAAGGCACACGGTGACATGCAAACGTGCAATGTCACCTGATCTCTGTCCCTCCCAAACCACAAAGCTCACCCCCAATCCCCACGCCCCCACGCCTCGGCGGAGATGGGGCCGTCGGTGCCGAGGAAGCGCAGGGTGAACCGCCCGGAGAACGAGGAGGTCGCGGCCTGGCTCTTCTTGAAGCACCGCTCCATGGCGGAGCAGCAGCCGGGCGGCCTCCCGGAGCACCAGGCCCGCGCGCTCTCCGCCGCCTACCGCTGCGTCTGCGCCACCAACGTGCCCATCCGGACCTTCGGCGACCTGGCCAGTCTCAGGTGCGCATTTCCCTGCCTCTTTCAAATCAAACTGTTTCCGTTTACGACGCTGTTAGGATGAGGCGAGGTTTTGGTCGGTTTCGGGGCTGGATCTGAGCAATGCACTCGGTCTGCATAACCATTTGGAATCACATGTTTCAGCTCGGCTCCATCGTGTGTCCATTTGCTCTGCtgcaaccgttgatttgctgcagGTGTATGGTGAAATCAATTCAGGCCATTACTTAGCATTTTTGTCTGGCGAACTGTACTTATATCACCTCTAAGTTGCCATTCAAATTAGGATTTGCCTGCATGTAGATAACCAGAGAACTGCTATTCCACTATACCAGTATGTCATTCGTTTTGACCCATATGTATCTTTTGTTTCTCTTGTGTGTGTGTCAAATTGAGTCATGGAAATCACATACTAGACTAATGTGTGGAATGTATCCAGTACCAAATGTTACTTTCTACCATTGAGTTGCGTCAATTTTTCAGAAACTTTACATTTTTCTGAATCAGTTTGATGAACACTGTTGTTGCTTCTGCGGTTCTATTATTCTTCTCAGGGGCGTTCACCTCCTGAAAGATTCCTTGCCAGGGTCCACCCTTGATTTGCCCCAAGAAAGCCCTCCAACATTTGTCTCTGTGGCCCCATCTAACCTGCACCAGCACCTCGGTGATCTCCTCAAGACCGAGAAGGGCGCGGACCTAATTTTCGAGGTTGATGGTCACACTTTCGCAGCACACCGCTGTGTGCTCGCTGCCCGATCACCGGTCTTCAGTGCGGAGCTCTTTGGCGGTATGAAGGAGGGCAACACCGCAGGTGCCGTGCGCATAGATGAAATGGAGGCAGAGGTGTTCAAGGCGTTGCTCTGGTTTGTGTATACCGATTCCTTGCCggtgacagaagaggaagatgaggatgtCATATGCCAGCTTCTGCTTGTTGCGGCCGACAGGTATGGCATGGAGAGGCTGAAGAGTATTTGCGAGGAAAAGCTATGCAAGTTCATCAACGCAGCCACAATAGCGACCATCCTGACGCTAGCTGAGCAGCACCACTGTGATGGCCTAAAGAAGGCATGCTCAAGGTTTCTTGGCTTCCCGGCAAATCTTAGGGCTTTGTTGGACAGTGACGGCTTCGATCATCTCAGCAGGAGCTGCCCTTCCGTTGCTCAAAATCTGGTTTATTCGGCCCTTGTTTGGTGGGATTGATGCTTTAGCAATTATAGTTCCTGGCTTTGAAATGGTTTTCTTGTACCAGCAATGGTGCTTAGCTCCTTAGTTTGGTTTCAAGACTTATTATCTGCTGTTTATCGTGGATTCTTATTGTATGACTATCAGACTACCTATCCTAACATTTGAAGAAACTGGAAATTAGTACTATCACTTTATTTTTGTTTCGTTTTTCCTTGCATGTCTTCATCCTTCTAAATTCATCCTAATGGCATTTGATATCTTTTACATTTTCTTACTGAACTCTTTTACATTTTCTTATTAGGAATTTTGTCCTGGCATATTAGTAAATTTATCCTAATGGCTTGCAGAATTATGCTTATTTTGGTCTCTATTATGTTAGTTCGTTGACAGGTGCTTCTTTTCCTATTGTCTAGTAATAGCTTTGTTATTAAGTAGCCATGTTGACTGATATTCACCAGGCTTGCAATTTCTCAGGCTACTGTTTTTCTTTTCATTGAATGCTTTGGATGCCTACTGCAAATCAGGAAAAGAGCTGCAGGTTGCATATAAATCTCAGACCTTGACTCAAATGCATCTGGAACTGGGGGTACAGATCTAAACTTTCTTTCTTGCATCCTATAGAGCAGAAATTCATGCATTTGCTGTTGAAATGTAAAAAAGTAGTACAGCCTTCCATtccttgcaacgatgatttggtatttttcttttcttttttgccagGAATATTAAGTattgaatatttttcttttctcttttgacGGGAAGATTGAGTATTCAGTATTTTTCTTATGGTTTAAGTTAATTTATTGAATTTTACCACCATGTTTTAAAACGTGGTTGAGTTCAGATATGCACTATTTGCTACCTACACTTCAGTTAGGCACGACTAGACACCTTAAAATGTTGCAAATATGCAAAAGAAATCAGCTGTTCCTGGCCTCGTGTTTGAGAATGATGCTACTTTCAGAGAAAGGATCAGGCTTTGAATAAAACACTTCATGGTAGGTGAGTGTGACTTGCACCCTCGACATTTCAAACCTTCGATTCAAGAAAGGTTATAAGTTTATTGGGTAGCGAGACCAACTGACTCCTCTCAGATGATGAtgagagaagtgcatattacacCCCTCAACTCTAGCCCTAGTCTAATATACAACCTCCAACTCCAAAACCGTCTAATCTGCAACCTCCAACTCTTAAAACAGGCCAAAATTCAACCCTCCTCTCCCCTTGACCGGTTTTGATCGGGTCTGACCCGTTGACTgatgaacagtaaatttgaaaacaaaagg is from Triticum aestivum cultivar Chinese Spring chromosome 3A, IWGSC CS RefSeq v2.1, whole genome shotgun sequence and encodes:
- the LOC123059382 gene encoding BTB/POZ and MATH domain-containing protein 1 translates to MGPSVPRKRRVNRPENEEVAAWLFLKHRSMAEQQPGGLPEHQARALSAAYRCVCATNVPIRTFGDLASLRGVHLLKDSLPGSTLDLPQESPPTFVSVAPSNLHQHLGDLLKTEKGADLIFEVDGHTFAAHRCVLAARSPVFSAELFGGMKEGNTAGAVRIDEMEAEVFKALLWFVYTDSLPVTEEEDEDVICQLLLVAADRYGMERLKSICEEKLCKFINAATIATILTLAEQHHCDGLKKACSRFLGFPANLRALLDSDGFDHLSRSCPSVAQNLVYSALVWWD